In the genome of Corynebacterium glucuronolyticum DSM 44120, the window CATTGCGGTCAGCAGGGACATACCGGCGGATACCAAGCCGCCGACGATGATGACCTTGAGACCCCGCTTGTTTTCTTCTGCTGAACCGTGGGTGTCGCCCACTTTCAGCACCTCTGCGGCAGCGACGCCCTCAGGGTACGGGAGGTCGGACCCCGTTACCAGGGCGCGTCGCAACGGGATGGAATATGTCACGCCGAGGATGCCACCGACGGCGACAACGCAGGCCGTCTCCCAGTAGGAGAAGCCTGTCCACCAGCCGATCATGACGAGGCCAGGGAGGACGAAGATGATGGCCGAGAGTGTGCCTGCGGCCGATGCAATCGTCTGAACAATGTTGTTTTCCTGCACTGTGTGGTCAGCGAAACGGCGCAAAATAGCCATCGAGATAACAGCTGCAGGAATAGAGGTGGCAAAGGTCAAACCCACTTTGAGGCCGAGGTAGACGTTCGCCGCCGTGAATACCAAAGTAATGAGTCCACCGATGATGACGGCGCGGATCGTCAGCTCCTTGATGGGGCTCGACTCCGTCCGCTCGCCGGCGGCGGGTGTTGAGGTAGTCATGGGAGGTTGGAACTCTTTTCAAAAATATGTGATTATGTGAGCGCTCGCAATTATGCGCGCGTCGTGATGCACAAGGCCCCAGTGGTCTGATGATTATCGCACGTGCCCTGTGCATATTATTGTTCCACTATGCGGTATGTTTGCACAACATACTGACAGGATTCAGATATCGGACGTTGACCCCCATGGCACGCAAAAACCCCCGCACCGTTGTCGGTGCAGGGGGAAGGCATCTCGCGTCTAGCCGGGCATAGCGCCTAGTCAAGGCTTATCGTTGTGCCGTGTTAGAAGTAACGGCTATTGCGAAAGGCGTTCGGGTTGTACGTCTGCGGCCGGTCGAGCCGATCGCCGAGGTTACCCCAATTGTTGACGGGCTTGTACCGCTCATCCGTAGCGGCCTTCTGGGCCTCTGCTTCCAGCGTAGACAGCACCGCCGTAAGCGCACCCAGTTCCTCCTCCGTCGGGTTGCCACCAACTACGTGGAAGAGGGGCTTGTCCTTGGTGCGACCGGAATCGTCGGTTCCCTCGCCGTCAATGACGGTGAGTTCCGTTTGTTTTTCACTCATATTTACCCCTATCGGATCACGCAGTTCGTTTTGTTACAGCGGAATGTTGCCGTGCTTCTTAGCAGGAACATTAACCACCTTACGGTCGAGGAGGCGCAGACCCTCAATGAGGTGGCCACGAGTCTCGCTCGGCGGGATGACCGCGTCCACGAAGCCCCGCTCTGCTGCCATGTAGGGGTTCACCAGAGTGCGCTCGTATTCGGCTTCGTATTCCTTCATCAGCTTCTGCATGTCCTGATTCGGGTCCTCGGCTGCCTTCTTCAGCTCCTTGCGGTAGATGAAGCCGACAGCTCCGGAAGCACCCATGACGGCGATCTCTGCCGTGGGCCATGCGTAGACGAGGTCCGCGCCCATTTCCTTGCCGCCCATGACGCAGTATGCGCCACCGTAGGCCTTGCGAGTGATGACCGTAATCTTGCCCACGGTCGCCTCACAGTAGGCGTAGAGGAGCTTCGCGCCACGGCGAATGATGCCCTCGTATTCCTGGTTGGTGCCGGGGAGGAAGCCGGGCACGTCGACGAACTCCACG includes:
- a CDS encoding acyl-CoA carboxylase subunit epsilon is translated as MSEKQTELTVIDGEGTDDSGRTKDKPLFHVVGGNPTEEELGALTAVLSTLEAEAQKAATDERYKPVNNWGNLGDRLDRPQTYNPNAFRNSRYF